A single window of Modestobacter italicus DNA harbors:
- a CDS encoding nitrate ABC transporter substrate-binding protein codes for MRITRTTAGVAAATMLALSLAACGGGDDDAASAAPSGDVGSTDLAAAGCPDTVVVQTDWNPEAEHGGLYESLGDDYEIDSDNKVVSGTLIDSAGDSTGVKLEIRAGGPAIGFQTVTSQMYADDSITLGYIATDEAIQLSDTQPTTAVLAPLEKSPTMIMWDPETYPDVTSIADLGTTDATVRYFDGSAYMAYLTGSGVLKADQVDGSYDGTPSGFVAAGGEAAQQGFASAEPYIYKNEVDAWGKDVDYQLVYDAGFQPYQSSISVRTDDLEGMSGCLEALVPLMQQADLDYLEDPSRVNDVILELVEEYDTGWVYSQGVADYSVQTQADLGLVGNGNDGTHGNFDTARVQTLIDQTTPIFTEQGTAPKSGITPDDLVTNEFIDTAIGLN; via the coding sequence ATGCGCATCACCCGGACCACGGCAGGCGTCGCTGCGGCGACCATGCTGGCCCTCTCCCTCGCCGCCTGCGGTGGCGGGGACGACGACGCCGCGTCGGCCGCCCCCTCCGGCGACGTCGGCAGCACCGACCTGGCGGCCGCCGGCTGCCCGGACACCGTCGTCGTCCAGACCGACTGGAACCCCGAGGCCGAGCACGGCGGGCTCTACGAGTCGCTGGGCGACGACTACGAGATCGACTCGGACAACAAGGTCGTCAGCGGCACGCTGATCGACAGCGCCGGCGACAGCACCGGTGTGAAGCTGGAGATCCGCGCCGGCGGGCCGGCGATCGGCTTCCAGACGGTCACCTCGCAGATGTACGCCGACGACTCGATCACCCTGGGCTACATCGCCACCGACGAGGCGATCCAGCTGTCGGACACGCAGCCGACGACGGCGGTCCTCGCACCGCTGGAGAAGTCACCCACGATGATCATGTGGGACCCGGAGACCTACCCCGACGTCACCAGCATCGCCGACCTGGGCACGACCGACGCCACCGTCCGCTACTTCGACGGCTCGGCGTACATGGCCTACCTGACCGGCTCCGGGGTGTTGAAGGCCGACCAGGTCGACGGCTCCTACGACGGCACCCCGAGCGGCTTCGTCGCCGCCGGTGGCGAGGCTGCCCAGCAGGGCTTCGCCTCGGCCGAGCCCTACATCTACAAGAACGAGGTCGACGCCTGGGGCAAGGACGTGGACTACCAGCTGGTCTACGACGCCGGGTTCCAGCCCTACCAGTCGTCGATCTCGGTGCGCACCGATGACCTGGAGGGCATGTCCGGCTGCCTGGAGGCGCTGGTGCCGCTCATGCAGCAGGCCGACCTGGACTACCTCGAGGACCCGTCGCGGGTCAACGACGTCATCCTGGAGCTGGTCGAGGAGTACGACACCGGCTGGGTGTACTCGCAGGGCGTCGCCGACTACTCGGTGCAGACCCAGGCCGACCTCGGTCTGGTCGGCAACGGGAACGACGGCACGCACGGCAACTTCGACACCGCCCGCGTGCAGACGCTGATCGACCAGACCACGCCGATCTTCACCGAGCAGGGCACCGCGCCCAAGTCGGGGATCACCCCGGACGACCTGGTGACCAACGAGTTCATCGACACGGCCATCGGCCTCAACTGA
- a CDS encoding amidohydrolase family protein, whose translation MTRLLVRNAVLLTLDPDRPDPFPGWFTVGDDGRLTAVEPGEPPAGVAADETLDAGGALVGPGFVSAHSHLFTSGSRGLGMDQTLYGWIEAMTRYTAAADTDDIYWMTRHGAQDFLRNGITTAFDFSDAGLRFEKESAGVARFDSALPDTGFQHAQLRAKVDAGLRHVHSVMLGQGDVDTDAALAQLDDVVALAATADPDLHLRLAISGTVQWASSRDAATLEVAAMRRHGLLNQPHFLENPNEVELQQSKFAWYAEAGALGPDLVFGHFIQTTDEILQAAAAAGCGMSWQPMSNGRLASGVAQIPRIRELGMRVGMGLDDQSCTDVSDPWNNMRTALALLRATHHDPAAMPVRDVLALHTRGSAEVLGIDDSVGTLRVGRYADFLVVDPRRPDTGPVWDAYGTYVLACSLRNLHAVYVGGRQVAEGATLCDPASTEVEAQVHERMARLRAEVDSR comes from the coding sequence GTGACCCGACTTCTCGTGCGCAACGCCGTCCTGCTGACCCTGGACCCCGATCGCCCCGACCCGTTCCCGGGCTGGTTCACCGTCGGGGACGACGGCCGGCTGACCGCCGTGGAACCCGGCGAGCCCCCGGCCGGCGTCGCCGCCGACGAGACGCTCGACGCCGGTGGCGCGCTGGTCGGACCCGGCTTCGTCTCCGCGCACAGCCACCTGTTCACCTCCGGCTCGCGCGGGCTGGGCATGGACCAGACGCTGTACGGCTGGATCGAGGCGATGACCCGCTACACCGCGGCCGCCGACACCGACGACATCTACTGGATGACCCGGCACGGGGCCCAGGACTTCCTGCGCAACGGCATCACCACCGCCTTCGACTTCAGCGACGCCGGGCTGCGCTTCGAGAAGGAGTCCGCCGGCGTCGCCCGGTTCGACTCCGCGCTGCCGGACACCGGGTTCCAGCACGCGCAGCTGCGGGCCAAGGTCGACGCCGGGCTCCGGCACGTGCACAGCGTGATGCTCGGCCAGGGCGACGTGGACACCGACGCCGCCCTGGCCCAGCTCGACGACGTGGTGGCCCTGGCCGCCACCGCCGACCCCGACCTGCACCTGCGGCTGGCCATCAGCGGCACGGTGCAGTGGGCGTCGTCCCGGGACGCGGCGACGCTGGAGGTCGCCGCGATGCGCCGGCACGGCCTGCTCAACCAGCCGCACTTCCTGGAGAACCCGAACGAGGTGGAGCTGCAGCAGTCGAAGTTCGCCTGGTACGCCGAGGCCGGCGCGCTGGGCCCGGACCTGGTGTTCGGGCACTTCATCCAGACCACCGACGAGATCCTGCAGGCCGCCGCGGCCGCCGGCTGCGGGATGAGCTGGCAGCCGATGAGCAACGGCCGGCTGGCCTCCGGGGTCGCGCAGATCCCCCGGATCCGCGAGCTGGGCATGCGGGTGGGCATGGGGCTGGACGACCAGTCGTGCACCGACGTCAGCGATCCGTGGAACAACATGCGCACCGCGCTGGCCCTGCTCCGGGCCACCCACCACGACCCGGCCGCGATGCCGGTCCGCGACGTCCTCGCGCTGCACACCCGCGGCTCGGCCGAGGTGCTCGGCATCGACGACTCCGTGGGCACGCTGCGGGTCGGGCGCTACGCCGACTTCCTGGTCGTCGACCCCCGCCGTCCCGACACCGGGCCGGTGTGGGACGCCTACGGCACCTACGTGCTGGCCTGCTCACTGCGCAACCTGCACGCGGTGTACGTGGGTGGCCGGCAGGTCGCCGAGGGCGCCACGCTGTGCGACCCGGCGTCGACCGAGGTGGAGGCCCAGGTGCACGAGCGGATGGCCCGGCTGCGCGCCGAGGTCGACAGCCGCTGA
- a CDS encoding Rieske 2Fe-2S domain-containing protein codes for MTITETEQTATRETTHHGPDHLVLSEHPVFRRFWYAACFSDAVTDGPVQRTVLGRELVVWRPVPGGPVSVAWNRCAHRDAPLSMGWVKDCHLVCPYHGWEWDAQGHTQRIPQFPTAPHPTKSGLTMVRAQERYGMVWVCLAGEDEGGPLADLPEVPEWGAPGWRTVPEKQWDFDCTAMHLVENNVDPGHVAFVHKNTFGNPDNAELTEAELERTPYGFVTRSEVPVEARPGETGSTVRSTVSQVHLPFFMALHITYPDGLGHVMLKAITPVDDERCTIIQTVLRTDREEDRPAADIVAFDDVVEQEDADLLNRLPAAFPLAPRLNAHAKADRNSLLLRRMYTELVTGRWSPG; via the coding sequence ATGACGATCACCGAGACCGAGCAGACGGCGACCCGCGAGACCACCCACCACGGCCCCGACCACCTGGTGCTCTCCGAGCACCCGGTCTTCCGCCGCTTCTGGTACGCGGCCTGCTTCAGCGACGCGGTCACGGACGGTCCGGTGCAGCGCACCGTGCTCGGCCGGGAGCTGGTCGTCTGGCGACCGGTGCCGGGCGGGCCGGTCAGCGTCGCCTGGAACCGCTGCGCGCACCGCGACGCCCCGCTGTCGATGGGCTGGGTGAAGGACTGCCACCTGGTCTGCCCGTACCACGGCTGGGAGTGGGACGCGCAGGGTCACACCCAGCGGATCCCGCAGTTCCCGACCGCGCCGCACCCGACGAAGAGCGGGCTCACCATGGTCCGCGCCCAGGAGCGCTACGGGATGGTGTGGGTGTGCCTGGCCGGTGAGGACGAGGGCGGTCCGTTGGCCGACCTGCCCGAGGTCCCGGAGTGGGGCGCGCCCGGCTGGCGGACCGTGCCGGAGAAGCAGTGGGACTTCGACTGCACGGCGATGCACCTGGTGGAGAACAACGTCGACCCCGGGCACGTGGCGTTCGTGCACAAGAACACCTTCGGCAACCCGGACAACGCCGAGCTGACCGAGGCCGAGCTCGAGCGGACGCCCTACGGCTTCGTCACCCGCAGCGAGGTGCCGGTGGAGGCCCGCCCCGGCGAGACCGGCTCGACCGTGCGCTCGACGGTCAGCCAGGTGCACCTGCCGTTCTTCATGGCCCTGCACATCACCTACCCGGACGGGCTGGGCCACGTGATGCTCAAGGCGATCACCCCGGTCGACGACGAGCGCTGCACGATCATCCAGACGGTGCTGCGCACCGACCGCGAGGAGGACCGCCCGGCCGCCGACATCGTCGCCTTCGACGACGTCGTGGAGCAGGAGGACGCCGACCTGCTCAACCGGCTGCCCGCGGCCTTCCCGCTGGCCCCGCGGCTCAACGCGCATGCCAAGGCCGACCGCAACAGCCTGCTGCTGCGGCGGATGTACACCGAGCTGGTCACCGGCCGCTGGTCGCCCGGCTGA